A genomic region of Burkholderia humptydooensis contains the following coding sequences:
- a CDS encoding type I polyketide synthase, translating into MDKATSSARPAADLDALLATHYPNGEPIAVIGHACRFPEADDSDAFWRNLLAGAECSRRFTRQALLDAGLDAATIDAPNFVNVGAVVRDADAFDAALFGYSRQEAESIDPQQRLFLQIVWHALEHAGYAPRDVPHRTGVFGSARISTYPGREPLRIAEVAQVKGLQSLMGNDKDYVATRVAYKLNLRGPALAVQTACSSSLVAAHLACESLRAGECDMAVAGGVAVSFPQHAGYLHQPGMIFSPDGRCRPFDADAQGTFAGNGVGAVVLRRLGDALRDGDPVVAVLLGSAINNDGDRKVGYTAPSAAGQRDAIRDALMLAGVDSTQIGLVEAHGTGTPLGDPVELEALRGVFHRAGEGPRCALGSVKSNIGHLDTAAGIASLLKAVLAVERRAIPPSLHFRKPNPALGLDNSPFYVPTEAQPWDDASRVAGVSSFGIGGTNCHVVVASLPDALRAAVGGDDHAQPDAGAALLLSAASEPALQRLARGYADALRHAGARDLLHTALRGRQLDLPHRLAVPFCEETVAALDAFALGEDDALVHRGSGEAGQMVWLFTGQGSHWPGMGQALYRQSPAFAACLDRCFAACDGELDVPLRDAMSGERGDLLERMDYAQPAIVAFELAMAAHWRALGLEPQIVIGHSVGEYAAAVVAGHYEIEQAMPLVRLRGALMQRCAEGAMLAAFACADELLPLARQAGVDVAAHNGERHLVFSGRRDAVDALAAALAAKDIRHARLTVPGAAHSALLDPVLDTFERAAAQLHAAPGRVQLVSTLLGGPIDADGLNAHGYWRRHMREPVRYADAVRHAIAQGAGVFLELGPDAQLTGIGLRESPQRARWIASARRQQPALAQTRQATLELYAAGVALPWANVLPSSGRKLHAPRYPFDAERYWRDAQPAAVTPPAAHGGDVDPALAEGRRVAAAAAASLDLPRLQRLYDCVTQLHAIYVDRLVRRCIGERFDEGATALDILRAGRLLPRHRQLLVRLLNACVEDGYYRRDNDRYAPALAAPHAERDALLQILRDCCEGFDVIADTVARAGDSLHAMMSGDIEPVAVIFPDSASSGVEVLYQEFSFGRYFNQIAAGVVAGLVRERQTNRRRHRPFRILEVGGGTGGTTAWLLPELDGEPNVRYDFTDISPIFTRRAEQKFAAHEGVDYRVFDLQKDAHAQGFEAGAYDLIVAANVIHATQHVGRALANLAPLLKPGGRLLMREITRPMRLFDFVFGPLVLPLHDEDARGGELFLSTARWKEQCVAAGFERIDWLPDDGAPTSGISEHIVLATAPGRSAGVAPWLADDADPLLGQPLTDDGVYLADWSDCAGRREAWQQRLARSGAELAGRHGGGQAAPTIRAPERAPAWLTLVRLRWCASPFGAARIALDARDESGAWRPLDADSPEDGLPAPLPARDTHYGWQWRPVSDASPDANGIALHAASAPFADALRDAGMPIAPHADRRLFILDPDEKPLQAIAPALLDALSEASRAPLVVVTRGAWKVHADDLVDPAHRAAWGLLRVAAAERPDRMLAAIDLHPAAAWRDLLPALDALGSGARWLAVRDGRAHAPSLAAEPYVAPALPAGALAGERWHVVTGAFGGLGRLSVRWLARHGARRIALVAPRAHDDWSAFQHEVEALHACKLRWVRCDIAEPAQLTAALHALHADGGVAGAIHAAGILDDAPLATLDAERIAPVLAVKADAARVLRDWLGAHDARYLLFYSSAAAALGAPGQGAHAFASAYLDGLAEARASGETPAVISIAWGAWGEAGRAAEPALQHKLAESGMGVLSSAEGLWHLEQAVMRGAPYRLAMRVLRERLDAGRRALFDAGADTPSARLARSPTAASRAASAAPAAARPDPRDADAVRQWLTARIAAQLKLDDLAQLTPKRDLLKLGLDSLLFLELRSAVESQLGVKLDAERAYRDMTVAGIGRLIVESAPADASAPASDAGALIHDPANRFEPFPLTPIQHAYWLGRTDLIAYGGVACHVLFEWDMRRDTFDLARFEAAWNALVARHDMLRMIVDSDGRQRILRDVPVYRPQRRDLKRLAADDQARALEHTRDELSYRVLPADRWPLFELVVTELDDARYRLHMNLDLLLFDVQSFKVMMDDLARAYRGAALEPLQITFRDYVLADQARRDAPDWQASWRYWQRTLPQLPPAPLLPLEPERADRARPRFTTYQARLERADWDKLKREWQRWGATPSAALLALFAHTLERWSRHPDFTLNLTFFNRRPDHPQVSQLIGDFTSVLLIDFALNGAPTLRDTIERTQERLWQRLAHSQVNGVELMRELSRGRAHDPRRPLMPVVFTSMLGMSLDGLSIDQAMTSLFGEPVHVFTQTPQVWLDHQVMEVDGDLVFSWYCMDDVLAHGAAQAMFDDYRCLLRGIAAQPERMTQPGLAKLRDDGAWVDFARRRWPLHAGDAGMDLRDIEDLLRAQDGVSDADATLAEDGRTLDIVVSAAGAQVAPPPEIGAPLTLTSALPMLDASQLAEIDATWHWLEARALRGIARTLHRHGLFAQAGQRHDLDEVQSRLRARPQYRRLARQWLLALAERGWLRREGDAFVGERALDTVPDPAEALPQAGWSRTLGAYLDTCIARHDALFDGTQAPLALLFDDDDAITRALYSDNPAIDCLNRGAAQIARALGERSGGLRVLEVGAGTAATTRHLVPALDGRLHSYRFTDVSTLFLDAARERFAGHAQLDYARFDINAPVDFDAHPEAGYDIVVAVNVLHDASDVVRSLRCLGQLLRPGGRLLMIEATERDSALQMASIGFIEGLNGYDDFRTADDKPMLDLPTWRDALGQAGFSVELAWPEQECSPLRQHLVLARATHVGRLDLGALERGLRARCGDALPPVRIRQCERIDRHADRHAARRDEANEGAPSRAARASNTSTAPVAPVAPPREPQAQAALERSVGAVWQALLKCPIHRDSDFFQSGGDSLIATRMIAQLNRDGMRGASLQALFAEPTLGAFCATLNAPPASEAAVAADAGGCLVALAEGRDPARVFMFHASDGELAAYMPLARHLDCRVHGLRATDATLPDDLGALADRYVQAIRASQPHGPYTLIGWSYGASVAAEAARLLHERGETVELALLDPVCRADFDHDDRASLLRLLAQGHAVVPLPDDLEQLDADEQTACFVRAAQTAGLLPERTSAADAQRWLTRVGDLLGLLARHHAPAPLPIRCLWIAAAHRPPRWRPAELDWQGWDMHAERHTLDADHWTLVMDDARAQNVAALFRQWRDNPRRPQEKVA; encoded by the coding sequence ATGGATAAAGCCACCTCGTCCGCTCGCCCGGCCGCGGATCTCGACGCGCTGCTCGCGACGCATTACCCGAACGGCGAGCCGATCGCCGTGATCGGCCACGCGTGCCGCTTTCCGGAAGCGGACGACAGCGACGCGTTCTGGCGCAACCTGCTCGCCGGCGCCGAATGCAGCCGCCGCTTCACGCGGCAGGCGTTGCTCGACGCGGGCCTCGACGCCGCGACGATCGACGCGCCGAACTTCGTCAACGTCGGCGCCGTCGTGCGCGACGCCGACGCGTTCGATGCCGCGCTGTTCGGCTATTCCCGTCAGGAAGCCGAATCGATCGACCCGCAGCAGCGCCTCTTCCTGCAGATCGTCTGGCACGCGCTCGAGCACGCGGGCTACGCGCCGCGCGACGTCCCGCACCGCACCGGCGTGTTCGGGTCCGCGCGCATCAGCACGTATCCGGGCAGGGAGCCGCTGCGGATCGCCGAAGTCGCGCAGGTCAAGGGCCTGCAGTCGCTGATGGGCAACGACAAGGACTATGTCGCGACGCGCGTCGCGTACAAGCTGAACCTGCGCGGACCGGCGCTCGCCGTGCAGACCGCGTGCTCGAGCTCGCTCGTCGCCGCGCACCTGGCTTGCGAAAGCCTGCGCGCCGGCGAATGCGACATGGCCGTCGCGGGCGGCGTGGCCGTATCGTTTCCGCAGCACGCGGGCTATCTGCATCAGCCGGGCATGATCTTCTCGCCGGACGGCCGCTGCCGGCCGTTCGACGCCGACGCGCAAGGCACGTTCGCCGGCAACGGCGTCGGCGCGGTCGTGCTGCGTCGGCTCGGCGACGCGCTGCGCGACGGCGACCCCGTCGTCGCGGTGCTGCTCGGCAGCGCGATCAACAACGACGGCGACCGCAAGGTCGGCTACACCGCGCCGTCGGCGGCCGGACAGCGCGACGCGATCCGCGACGCGCTGATGCTCGCGGGCGTCGACAGCACGCAGATCGGCCTCGTCGAGGCGCACGGCACCGGCACGCCGCTCGGCGATCCGGTCGAGCTCGAAGCGCTGCGCGGCGTCTTTCATCGGGCGGGCGAAGGGCCGCGCTGCGCGCTCGGCTCGGTCAAGAGCAACATCGGGCATCTCGATACGGCGGCCGGCATCGCGAGCCTCCTGAAAGCCGTGCTCGCCGTCGAGCGGCGCGCGATTCCGCCGAGCCTGCACTTCCGTAAGCCGAATCCGGCGCTCGGCCTCGACAACAGCCCGTTTTACGTGCCCACCGAAGCGCAGCCCTGGGACGACGCATCGCGCGTCGCGGGCGTGTCGTCGTTCGGCATCGGCGGCACGAACTGCCATGTGGTCGTCGCGTCGCTGCCGGACGCGTTGCGCGCGGCGGTCGGCGGCGACGACCATGCGCAGCCGGACGCCGGCGCGGCGCTGCTGCTGAGCGCGGCGAGCGAGCCCGCGCTGCAACGCCTCGCGCGCGGCTACGCGGACGCGCTGCGGCATGCGGGCGCGCGCGACTTGCTCCATACCGCGCTGCGCGGACGGCAGCTCGACCTGCCGCACCGGCTCGCGGTGCCGTTCTGCGAAGAAACCGTCGCGGCGCTCGACGCGTTCGCGCTGGGCGAAGACGATGCGCTCGTCCATCGCGGCAGCGGCGAAGCCGGGCAAATGGTCTGGCTTTTCACGGGCCAGGGCTCGCACTGGCCCGGCATGGGACAGGCGCTCTATCGGCAATCGCCCGCGTTCGCCGCGTGTCTCGACCGCTGCTTCGCGGCCTGCGACGGCGAGCTCGACGTCCCGCTGCGCGACGCGATGTCCGGCGAGCGCGGCGATCTGCTCGAACGGATGGACTACGCGCAACCCGCGATCGTCGCATTCGAGCTCGCGATGGCCGCGCACTGGCGCGCACTCGGTCTCGAGCCGCAGATCGTGATCGGTCATTCGGTCGGCGAATACGCGGCCGCGGTCGTCGCCGGACACTACGAGATCGAGCAGGCGATGCCGCTCGTCCGGCTGCGCGGCGCGCTGATGCAGCGCTGCGCGGAGGGCGCGATGCTCGCCGCATTCGCGTGCGCCGACGAATTGCTGCCGCTCGCCAGGCAAGCCGGCGTCGACGTCGCCGCGCATAACGGCGAGCGTCATCTCGTGTTCTCCGGCCGTCGCGATGCAGTCGACGCGCTCGCCGCCGCGCTCGCCGCGAAAGACATCCGCCACGCGCGGCTCACGGTCCCGGGCGCCGCGCATTCGGCGCTGCTCGATCCGGTGCTCGACACGTTCGAACGCGCGGCTGCGCAACTGCATGCGGCGCCCGGCCGCGTGCAGCTCGTGTCGACGCTGCTCGGCGGGCCGATCGACGCCGATGGGCTCAACGCGCACGGCTATTGGCGCCGGCACATGCGCGAACCGGTCCGTTACGCCGACGCGGTCCGTCACGCGATCGCACAGGGCGCGGGCGTGTTTCTCGAACTCGGGCCCGATGCGCAACTGACGGGGATCGGCCTGCGCGAGTCGCCTCAACGCGCGCGCTGGATCGCGAGCGCGCGCCGACAACAGCCCGCGCTCGCGCAAACGCGGCAAGCGACGCTCGAACTCTATGCGGCGGGCGTCGCGCTGCCGTGGGCGAACGTGCTGCCTTCGTCCGGCCGCAAGCTGCACGCGCCGCGCTATCCGTTCGATGCCGAACGCTATTGGCGCGATGCGCAGCCGGCAGCCGTCACACCGCCCGCGGCGCACGGCGGCGATGTCGACCCGGCGCTCGCCGAAGGCCGGCGGGTCGCGGCCGCAGCCGCCGCATCGCTCGATCTGCCGCGCCTGCAACGGCTCTACGACTGTGTCACGCAGTTGCATGCGATCTACGTCGATCGGCTCGTGCGCCGCTGCATCGGCGAGCGCTTCGACGAGGGCGCGACCGCGCTCGACATCCTGCGCGCGGGCCGTCTGCTGCCGCGCCATCGCCAGTTGCTCGTGCGGCTCCTGAATGCGTGCGTCGAAGACGGCTACTACCGCCGCGACAACGACCGCTACGCGCCCGCGCTCGCGGCGCCCCACGCGGAACGCGACGCGCTGCTGCAGATCCTGCGCGACTGCTGCGAAGGCTTCGACGTGATCGCCGATACCGTCGCGCGCGCGGGAGACAGCCTGCACGCGATGATGAGCGGCGACATCGAGCCGGTCGCGGTGATCTTCCCGGACAGCGCGTCGAGCGGCGTCGAAGTGCTGTATCAGGAATTCAGCTTCGGGCGCTATTTCAACCAGATCGCAGCGGGCGTCGTCGCGGGGCTCGTCCGCGAGCGGCAGACGAACCGTCGCCGGCACCGCCCATTCCGGATTCTCGAAGTCGGCGGCGGCACCGGCGGCACGACCGCGTGGCTGCTGCCGGAACTCGACGGCGAGCCGAACGTCCGCTACGACTTCACCGACATCTCGCCGATTTTCACGCGGCGCGCCGAGCAGAAATTCGCCGCTCACGAAGGCGTCGACTATCGCGTGTTCGATCTGCAAAAAGACGCGCATGCGCAAGGCTTCGAAGCGGGCGCATACGACCTGATCGTCGCGGCCAACGTGATCCATGCGACGCAGCACGTCGGCCGCGCGCTCGCGAACCTCGCGCCGCTGCTGAAGCCGGGCGGCCGTCTGCTGATGCGCGAGATCACGCGGCCGATGCGCCTCTTCGATTTCGTATTCGGCCCGCTCGTGCTGCCGCTGCACGACGAGGACGCGCGCGGCGGCGAGCTGTTCCTGTCGACCGCGCGCTGGAAGGAACAATGCGTCGCGGCGGGCTTCGAGCGCATCGACTGGCTGCCGGACGACGGCGCGCCGACGTCGGGCATCAGCGAGCACATCGTGCTCGCGACCGCGCCGGGCCGCTCGGCGGGCGTCGCGCCGTGGCTCGCCGACGACGCCGATCCGCTGCTCGGTCAGCCGCTCACCGACGACGGCGTGTATCTCGCCGACTGGTCCGATTGCGCGGGCCGGCGCGAGGCATGGCAGCAACGGCTCGCGCGGAGCGGCGCGGAACTGGCGGGCCGCCACGGCGGCGGCCAGGCGGCTCCGACGATTCGCGCGCCCGAGCGCGCGCCGGCGTGGCTGACGCTCGTGCGCCTGCGCTGGTGCGCCAGTCCGTTCGGCGCGGCGCGGATCGCGCTCGACGCGCGCGACGAATCCGGCGCATGGCGGCCGCTCGACGCCGACTCCCCCGAAGACGGCCTGCCCGCGCCGCTGCCTGCGCGCGATACGCATTACGGCTGGCAGTGGCGGCCCGTGTCCGATGCGTCGCCAGATGCGAACGGCATCGCATTGCACGCCGCGTCGGCGCCGTTCGCCGATGCGCTGCGCGACGCGGGCATGCCGATCGCGCCGCACGCGGATCGCCGATTGTTCATCCTCGATCCGGATGAGAAGCCGCTACAGGCGATCGCGCCGGCATTGCTCGACGCGCTGTCCGAAGCAAGCCGCGCGCCGCTCGTCGTCGTGACCCGCGGCGCATGGAAGGTCCACGCCGACGATCTCGTCGACCCCGCGCATCGCGCCGCGTGGGGGCTGCTGCGCGTCGCGGCCGCCGAACGGCCGGACCGCATGCTCGCCGCGATCGACCTGCATCCGGCCGCCGCGTGGCGCGATCTGCTGCCGGCGCTCGATGCGCTCGGCAGCGGCGCTCGCTGGCTCGCGGTCCGCGATGGCCGCGCGCATGCACCATCGCTCGCGGCGGAACCCTACGTCGCGCCCGCGCTGCCCGCCGGCGCGCTCGCCGGCGAACGCTGGCACGTCGTCACCGGCGCGTTCGGCGGCCTCGGCCGGCTGAGCGTGCGCTGGCTCGCGCGCCACGGCGCACGCCGCATCGCGCTCGTCGCGCCTCGCGCGCATGACGACTGGTCTGCGTTCCAGCATGAAGTCGAAGCGCTCCATGCATGCAAATTGCGCTGGGTGCGCTGCGACATCGCCGAACCCGCGCAGTTGACGGCGGCGCTGCACGCGCTGCACGCGGATGGCGGCGTCGCGGGCGCGATCCATGCGGCCGGCATCCTCGACGATGCGCCGCTCGCCACGCTCGACGCCGAACGCATCGCGCCCGTGCTCGCGGTGAAGGCCGACGCGGCGCGCGTGCTGCGCGACTGGCTCGGCGCGCACGACGCGCGCTATCTGCTTTTCTATTCGTCGGCGGCCGCCGCGCTCGGCGCGCCGGGACAAGGCGCGCACGCGTTCGCGAGCGCCTATCTCGACGGGCTCGCCGAAGCGCGCGCAAGCGGCGAAACGCCGGCGGTGATCTCCATCGCGTGGGGCGCATGGGGCGAAGCCGGACGCGCGGCCGAGCCCGCATTGCAACACAAGCTCGCGGAGAGCGGGATGGGCGTGCTGTCGAGCGCGGAAGGCCTGTGGCATCTGGAACAGGCCGTGATGCGCGGCGCGCCATACCGGCTCGCGATGCGCGTGCTGCGCGAGCGGCTCGACGCCGGCCGCCGCGCGCTGTTCGACGCCGGCGCCGATACGCCATCCGCGCGGCTCGCGCGCTCGCCGACGGCGGCCTCCCGCGCCGCTTCGGCGGCGCCCGCCGCCGCGCGCCCCGATCCGCGCGATGCCGATGCCGTCCGCCAATGGTTGACGGCGCGCATCGCCGCGCAACTGAAGCTCGACGATCTCGCTCAACTCACGCCGAAACGCGATCTGCTGAAGCTCGGCCTCGATTCGCTGCTGTTCCTCGAATTGCGGAGCGCGGTCGAATCGCAGCTCGGCGTCAAGCTCGACGCCGAGCGCGCGTATCGCGACATGACGGTCGCCGGAATCGGCCGGCTGATCGTCGAATCCGCGCCCGCCGACGCCAGCGCGCCCGCTTCGGACGCCGGCGCGCTCATCCACGATCCCGCGAACCGCTTCGAGCCGTTCCCGTTGACGCCGATCCAGCATGCGTACTGGCTCGGCCGCACCGATCTGATCGCGTACGGCGGCGTCGCGTGTCACGTGCTGTTCGAATGGGACATGCGGCGCGACACGTTCGACCTCGCACGCTTCGAGGCCGCCTGGAACGCGCTCGTCGCGCGTCACGACATGCTGCGGATGATCGTCGATTCGGACGGCCGCCAGCGCATCCTGCGCGACGTGCCCGTCTACCGGCCGCAGCGGCGCGACCTGAAGCGCCTCGCCGCCGACGATCAGGCGCGCGCGCTCGAACACACCCGCGACGAACTGTCGTACCGCGTGCTGCCCGCCGACCGCTGGCCACTGTTCGAGCTCGTCGTGACCGAGCTCGACGATGCGCGCTACCGGCTCCACATGAACCTCGACCTGCTGCTGTTCGACGTGCAGAGCTTCAAGGTGATGATGGACGACCTCGCGCGCGCCTATCGCGGCGCGGCGCTCGAACCGCTGCAGATCACGTTCCGCGACTACGTGCTCGCCGATCAGGCGCGCCGCGACGCGCCCGACTGGCAGGCATCGTGGCGCTACTGGCAACGCACGCTCCCTCAGTTGCCGCCCGCGCCCCTGCTGCCTCTCGAACCCGAACGCGCCGACCGCGCGCGGCCCCGCTTCACCACATATCAGGCGCGCCTCGAACGCGCGGACTGGGACAAGCTCAAACGCGAATGGCAGCGCTGGGGCGCGACGCCGTCGGCCGCGCTGCTCGCGCTCTTCGCGCACACGCTCGAACGCTGGAGCCGGCATCCGGATTTCACGCTGAACCTGACGTTCTTCAACCGGCGTCCCGATCATCCGCAGGTCTCCCAACTGATCGGCGATTTCACGTCGGTGCTGCTGATCGACTTCGCGCTGAACGGCGCGCCGACGCTGCGCGACACGATCGAGCGCACGCAGGAGCGGCTCTGGCAGCGCCTCGCGCACAGCCAGGTCAACGGCGTCGAGCTGATGCGCGAGCTGTCGCGCGGCCGCGCGCATGACCCTCGCCGGCCGCTGATGCCGGTCGTGTTCACGAGCATGCTGGGGATGTCGCTCGACGGCCTGAGCATCGATCAGGCGATGACGAGCCTGTTCGGCGAGCCGGTCCATGTGTTCACTCAGACGCCGCAGGTCTGGCTCGATCATCAGGTGATGGAAGTCGACGGCGATCTCGTGTTCAGTTGGTACTGCATGGACGACGTGCTCGCGCACGGCGCCGCGCAGGCGATGTTCGACGATTATCGATGCCTGCTGCGCGGAATCGCCGCGCAACCGGAACGGATGACGCAGCCTGGGCTCGCGAAACTGCGCGACGACGGCGCATGGGTGGATTTCGCGCGCCGCCGCTGGCCGCTGCATGCCGGCGATGCGGGCATGGATCTGCGCGACATCGAAGACCTGCTGCGCGCGCAGGACGGCGTATCCGACGCCGACGCGACGCTCGCCGAAGACGGTCGCACGCTCGACATCGTCGTGTCGGCCGCCGGCGCGCAGGTCGCGCCGCCGCCCGAGATCGGCGCGCCGCTGACCCTGACGTCTGCGCTGCCGATGCTCGACGCGTCGCAGCTCGCGGAAATCGATGCGACTTGGCACTGGCTCGAGGCGCGCGCGCTGCGCGGCATCGCCCGGACGCTGCATCGCCACGGCCTGTTCGCGCAGGCCGGGCAACGCCACGATCTCGACGAAGTGCAGTCGCGCCTGCGCGCGCGGCCGCAGTATCGCCGGCTCGCGCGGCAATGGCTGCTCGCGCTGGCCGAGCGCGGCTGGCTGCGCCGCGAAGGCGACGCGTTCGTCGGCGAACGGGCGCTCGATACGGTTCCCGACCCGGCCGAGGCGCTACCGCAAGCCGGCTGGAGCCGCACGCTCGGCGCCTATCTGGATACGTGCATCGCGCGTCACGATGCGCTGTTCGACGGCACGCAAGCGCCGCTCGCGCTGCTGTTCGACGACGACGATGCGATCACCCGCGCGCTGTACAGCGACAATCCGGCGATCGACTGCCTGAATCGCGGCGCCGCGCAGATCGCGCGCGCGCTCGGCGAGCGTTCGGGCGGGCTGCGCGTGCTCGAAGTCGGCGCCGGCACCGCCGCGACGACGCGCCACCTCGTGCCGGCGCTCGACGGCCGGCTGCACAGCTACCGCTTCACCGACGTGTCGACGCTGTTCCTCGACGCCGCCCGCGAGCGCTTCGCCGGCCACGCGCAGCTCGACTACGCGCGCTTCGACATCAACGCGCCGGTCGATTTCGATGCGCATCCGGAAGCAGGCTACGACATCGTCGTCGCGGTCAACGTGCTGCACGACGCGAGCGACGTCGTGCGGTCGCTGCGCTGCCTCGGGCAACTGCTGAGACCGGGCGGCCGCCTGTTGATGATCGAGGCGACCGAGCGCGACAGCGCGTTGCAGATGGCGAGCATCGGCTTCATCGAAGGCCTGAACGGCTACGACGATTTCCGCACGGCCGACGACAAGCCGATGCTCGATCTGCCGACGTGGCGCGACGCGCTCGGGCAGGCGGGCTTTTCGGTCGAACTCGCATGGCCGGAGCAGGAATGCAGCCCGCTGCGTCAGCACCTGGTGCTCGCACGCGCGACGCACGTCGGCCGGCTCGATCTCGGGGCGCTCGAACGCGGCCTGCGCGCGCGCTGCGGCGACGCGCTGCCGCCGGTGCGCATCCGGCAATGCGAACGCATCGATCGACATGCGGACCGCCACGCGGCGCGACGCGACGAAGCGAACGAAGGTGCGCCGAGCCGCGCGGCTCGCGCGTCGAACACGTCGACCGCGCCTGTCGCGCCTGTCGCGCCGCCGCGCGAGCCGCAAGCGCAAGCCGCGCTCGAACGCAGCGTCGGCGCGGTGTGGCAGGCGCTGCTGAAGTGCCCTATCCATCGCGACAGCGATTTCTTCCAATCCGGCGGCGACAGCCTGATCGCGACGCGAATGATCGCGCAGCTCAATCGCGACGGCATGCGCGGCGCGAGTCTGCAGGCGCTCTTCGCCGAACCGACGCTCGGCGCGTTCTGCGCGACGCTGAACGCGCCGCCCGCGTCCGAAGCGGCCGTGGCAGCCGATGCGGGCGGCTGCCTGGTGGCGCTCGCCGAAGGGCGCGATCCGGCGCGCGTGTTCATGTTCCACGCGTCCGACGGCGAGCTCGCCGCGTACATGCCGCTCGCGCGGCATCTGGACTGCCGCGTTCACGGCTTGCGCGCGACGGACGCGACGCTGCCCGACGATCTCGGCGCGCTCGCCGATCGCTACGTGCAAGCCATCCGCGCGTCGCAGCCGCACGGGCCGTATACGTTGATCGGGTGGTCCTATGGCGCGTCCGTCGCCGCCGAGGCCGCGCGCTTGCTGCACGAGCGCGGCGAAACGGTCGAACTCGCGCTGCTCGATCCCGTCTGCCGCGCCGATTTCGATCACGACGATCGCGCGTCGCTGCTGCGTCTGCTCGCACAAGGACACGCCGTCGTGCCGCTGCCCGACGACCTCGAACAGCTCGACGCCGACGAACAGACCGCGTGCTTCGTGCGCGCCGCGCAAACGGCCGGGCTGCTGCCGGAGCGCACGAGCGCCGCCGATGCGCAGCGCTGGCTGACGCGCGTCGGCGACCTGCTCGGCCTGCTCGCGCGCCACCACGCGCCCGCCCCGCTGCCGATCCGCTGCCTGTGGATCGCCGCCGCGCACCGCCCGCCCCGCTGGCGACCGGCCGAACTCGACTGGCAAGGCTGGGACATGCACGCGGAGCGCCACACGCTCGACGCAGACCACTGGACGCTCGTGATGGACGACGCACGAGCACAGAACGTCGCCGCCCTGTTCCGGCAGTGGCGCGACAACCCTCGCCGCCCGCAGGAGAAAGTCGCATGA
- a CDS encoding MFS transporter, with translation MKRYLPYWSYYAHQGMVSALTMQGVVGYFRHAGADLAQLSWLSLAMLPWVGKFLWAPWCERHALPLRGNRYQGSLALLQLGMAALIACIGLLPPAHAAGAIVVSLMLLSLLSASHGIYANGIAICTTDARSRPFANVAQVGGSYLGIPLGSFLFLAIAERAGWRCGFAGIAALSLLLLIPSLLIRQPMLAAPVGSARPRLHWRNLRGIGPALALTAIYLVAMRGLMALQTVLLVDAGLGLSALGEVVTIYSTVASGAGIALGGWAMRRFGAWRCVLPVMLSFPLLAGVLAIGYPRFGIREWTLAFGFVNVAAAIGFVTLYNVLMGLTRPHQPASDYALFQSTDMAVAMLMSMAVLRVSHAVGYRPVLALLAALAVASLWPAIRLCGRLAQPAAPAPSPAANEPSLETSHG, from the coding sequence ATGAAGCGCTATCTGCCGTACTGGTCGTACTACGCGCACCAGGGCATGGTCAGCGCGCTGACGATGCAGGGCGTCGTCGGCTACTTCCGGCACGCGGGGGCCGACCTCGCCCAGTTGAGCTGGCTGTCGCTCGCGATGCTGCCCTGGGTCGGCAAATTCCTGTGGGCGCCGTGGTGCGAGCGTCACGCGCTGCCGCTGCGCGGCAACCGCTATCAGGGCAGTCTCGCGCTGCTGCAACTCGGCATGGCGGCCCTCATCGCGTGCATCGGCTTGCTGCCGCCGGCGCACGCGGCGGGCGCGATCGTCGTGTCGCTGATGCTGCTGTCGCTGCTGTCCGCGAGCCACGGCATCTACGCGAACGGCATCGCGATCTGCACGACCGACGCCCGCAGCCGCCCGTTCGCGAACGTCGCGCAAGTCGGCGGCAGCTATCTGGGGATTCCGCTCGGTTCGTTCCTGTTCCTCGCGATCGCCGAGCGCGCCGGCTGGCGCTGCGGCTTCGCGGGCATCGCCGCGCTGTCGCTGCTGCTGCTGATTCCGTCGCTGCTGATCCGCCAGCCGATGCTGGCCGCGCCCGTCGGCTCGGCGCGCCCGCGCCTGCACTGGCGCAATCTGCGCGGGATCGGGCCCGCGCTCGCGCTGACCGCGATCTACCTCGTCGCGATGCGCGGGCTGATGGCGCTGCAGACCGTGCTGCTCGTCGATGCGGGGCTCGGCCTGAGCGCGCTCGGCGAAGTCGTCACGATCTACAGCACGGTCGCGAGCGGCGCCGGCATCGCGCTCGGCGGCTGGGCCATGCGCCGTTTCGGCGCGTGGCGGTGCGTGCTGCCCGTCATGCTGTCGTTCCCGCTGCTCGCGGGCGTGCTCGCCATCGGCTATCCCCGCTTCGGCATACGCGAATGGACGCTCGCATTCGGCTTCGTCAACGTCGCGGCGGCGATCGGCTTCGTCACGCTCTACAACGTGCTGATGGGACTTACCCGCCCTCACCAGCCGGCATCCGACTACGCGCTGTTCCAGTCGACCGACATGGCCGTCGCCATGCTGATGTCGATGGCCGTCCTGCGCGTCAGCCACGCCGTCGGCTATCGCCCGGTGCTCGCGTTGCTCGCCGCGCTCGCCGTCGCGAGCCTGTGGCCCGCGATCCGGCTGTGCGGCCGGCTCGCGCAGCCGGCCGCACCCGCGCCTTCGCCCGCCGCCAACGAACCTTCTCTCGAAACCAGTCATGGATAA